From Patescibacteria group bacterium, a single genomic window includes:
- a CDS encoding carbohydrate binding domain-containing protein: protein MNSQMKKIFLIILVIVFCFTLFAPRQVLALGDEWATIGHFFSSVGEYVWKIGEALWEESKHQFTAVVFKQGLNLYLGEMARQSAEYVATGGKGQKPAFISDPTYWSKMGDNLLGTLVNEVAQEGLGVKSLCDPIDPTIRFNMLVSVDTKYKEQQFKENEMDICPLSRINERVKEASSKKLFEFSAGVKEGKPKKFKTDIKVAIVNDTTINKADGNFVCDKRGKLVWGMLKCECKENCTSSNCDNTCFSVDERNNFGRWVNDGAQDLLNIIDKLSNIQDEFEKIINAYECAVQDKDGNPGWCTKKLEEVEQIRKDKQAERNEKCPNQDDPEYCDKLQDEINNLVEKFLYIDKWSKNYISIDKSLRIKNVIKDLKKLIDETPDPTSGLKKGVWGLKKENKGWEIDSSKDNENYLGWWTTYPAKCAKESSDDFYASEHCPTLSALAFGNDSNEHYQDVITYSKRMNTYAKKIADWYATLEDMITETHKALEEEEDLPETDPLDEVRRVTSSEGSDIGATIKMKSDFFDKQAKAMEESKFFQNLQGRMNDVSTNISGITKTPSIYIDESTRTAIKEGSATYKQYTGAALADAFNIFSSTLMKKLMERIFEEGFNPTVEADRTKPFLDKGEDEPPVVPDLEDIRDDFSDLKSAPMRKGGKMSIYDEFAVCLDDPSYELPTNCLIDSNMIEAIEGKMTIGEALDENLLNPGASVGSPGDTSSLFSYANLKKLRRYRIFPLGMEIAAEKIYNQTMGDQEYKLRSIVNGFNVENSIGTCSTIDLNGSFETGESVPGNWFLNDSDGTGTRESVDNEYYHGSFSYKINSTHTANAYYGIGHEPYDIEPNTQYTVSVMVKAEAINTGSFNLSLHCHSDSGGNFNYTTDAGDTSISSASSSWEQLYRTFTTHNDATDCTMLLIFNNGGTGTVYVDQVNFVKGNNIPNDYSWESASPFCHLVDPDWVLKASTYQCDLMGYSAIPLKNSNQRQETCVDLKDCIHEDQDGNCDTWAYCTREKNVWQFNGTACDKQYASCETYVRLSDKKQAFYVSNTIDFETCTENDNGCNWYCSVWDNDIGSDGKWACVEPGSSSYPDGKSDYSQYDDDNAIFFNLKAEDCKIEEQGCNEYIKLGENINLIPNSGFELDKNADDIADGWIEKWEGDEVLTEDAAFDGLFGYEFVHSNGDDMGDYTGAWQRVSVLPGQKYTISAKIKIITPVTGTGSTATVNYYWDEDGDNYDIGNKGETIIILDYLDEWQEHSQTVVAPDNMNYVWIAPIMYGNGKVYFDNIQLEYGALSSAYKEYGSGVKEYFKTIPKQRQWVEDGNGNWDWEWKTCSVYDEADNLDCDGYAQQCDAKDIGCEIYTNISNNVSFSAVKRGEDECAPECVGYETFRQIPTNFDINVDWKSFIPSTAQGCYVPGCEEFTNLDTLNQGGEGTEYYSYLRQCVKTDEQARAIIDSNSDEIMPPDSDTCGYFYTWIGSETSGFQLKKYYLKIDTDNGPEKVSTSPPSSWGNCWNEDHAATNPYCKQFYNEAGQIYYRLYKNTITCSEECYPFRRSINQAIYMAMPSQGEMCSSQNNGCKEYKGPLAGDINSVFSDDFTAGTGQWTTGDLSSETDNFSGYSLKNNGAGELKRSVAGLTQKDKIYFVSFWIKTASSDPIEVYFTSTDRIEQNISLVNEWQNMRFGPFYFSTTPSNDEKLNIFATSDFYIDNVILEQIDDNIYLINDSWSTQGSCDIDYQGNYSQGYMIGCAKYVDTNNDEHYFKQFSKMCPEQAVGCAGYINTQNYSYPFEWQFNQAGADNDEITILADKTEYYVVEKENYCHENNKGCERLGLPEIEDDGSISMWSDVFIKNNPDNYKSKSMVLCDVDGVGCEAYSDNYYFKDPIKQAKLCEYKTKTINGNNQSGWFKKDTDQACYYENTGPYIIDDLTYGIYFPGQENYDNYVGICPKKQVGCTEFVDPGWGGGTKNLINNSDFANEDVGYDDDNHPDGWFDSFNNNPSWQVEVVDQVSTGICGVGSNENNVCYSNTACESWTCDLFGTECFGTGPCEGSNSYCSHDNSFCTDDSGCNTTTSTGTCTNVLVCGGNASFECSTGADCSSGDNSCNIPSDTPTEWACEYDNSACDPNNNQCPTVNDSCYYDDCYYTGTACNSNSDCDGNISQSCDASTFVATGHCKFAVEESCISDDDCVGKGSQECVFGTCSQGYNNCYNDSDNFSFVQSCTGGTTGCYGGDACTCPVNSVCIRDFGSCDPFGTDTCATDVPCQRVGTCNTNSNIECFEGGDNRCTYDYGNVCGFDVCILNGEYNGYCDTSSPSPCESTTNNFCDAQTGTCTQVQDSSCNFSHSDSVSVELPSGMINAYHVYTNSPVSTEAGFIGDIGSPTGGEFSYNGPAFYSIYAFVRKGTVKFGDLSKPDEEIVSIDSTESNDQWIKKSVFVSYPSSTRVYFEPDVNNEVDAYVTGLVLSPSSFAEYYYIDNNKLDKATSVSLKKGNILLQNSSDINMDGEINSYYNSFATYQKSSEQTPPGALVDAISCSPEPVIDCEEEINQSTDYCKYCLPNNQLGNDTNLILKVDRDRICGEWLTCISSNQEWDANLGAYRDVCQFMGRCNQLISSGEATECVRFVEPEEVVLTEDVYKNRDISFSGMDYSGHSLHNVYPLEKLFLTGTDTDGYELTHKDKDGIEDGIDGNDSTLDKTCRLFPEKDSPFKNWEKEDKNVLYQGVNSCNDNSSSGDYSDCQCSYLKVKYGGMNLYYNYADSTFGTAPSKACISGNNKGGTCASDTDCDSIAGSCVNRGEGQKVVGLRDYCIELDDTKEGAGDLGACVTWWPGAGMGDPDVFNQVSSAGYEGETEYFCIDASDRWEYRGEIYEETRYEDGYGCANNPRPSSSNCDSNYTLSETKGENWDDDQWCGWQGSHSQFWRYVHCTRNGNGDSGWFSDNNGSAITYPVLDYGSTPVPEEVVEHRCNKIIAIPAGNDAKAFTNVIYNESAVGGINHGDGCEFYGNLGSLALDSQIILPHADWAGNDCNINISYTIPGTLLARYPITLAGTIIHNGTSILKQLFAVSGNEYHWNGSAYIEQAGTSWDNTETATNTINAPKVASMSEIEGEITIGDSSDADVARTAAYPATLKFYAWANENQMPVREIEIDWLGTGSEMGIEQHNVTAKNHKITCDNTNFGDSSDGCIDEPYVFNRIYTCVGSGSLGWNSSFCGGLTNACCFKPRVRIKDNWGWCTNGVFDCSDTQGWVDYNGKIVIYAQ from the coding sequence ATGAATTCTCAAATGAAAAAAATATTTTTAATAATATTAGTGATTGTTTTTTGTTTTACTTTGTTTGCACCAAGACAAGTATTGGCCTTAGGAGATGAATGGGCGACAATAGGGCATTTTTTTTCTAGTGTAGGAGAGTATGTTTGGAAGATTGGTGAAGCATTATGGGAAGAAAGTAAACATCAGTTTACGGCGGTTGTGTTTAAGCAAGGATTAAATCTTTATTTAGGCGAGATGGCTAGACAAAGCGCAGAATATGTTGCCACGGGAGGCAAGGGTCAAAAACCAGCCTTTATAAGCGACCCTACTTATTGGTCTAAGATGGGAGATAATTTATTAGGAACACTTGTTAATGAGGTGGCCCAAGAAGGGTTGGGAGTAAAAAGTTTATGCGACCCGATTGACCCTACTATTAGATTTAATATGCTGGTATCGGTTGATACAAAATACAAGGAACAGCAATTTAAGGAAAACGAAATGGACATCTGTCCATTAAGTAGAATTAACGAAAGAGTTAAAGAGGCCTCTAGTAAGAAGCTTTTTGAATTTTCAGCAGGTGTAAAAGAAGGAAAACCAAAAAAATTTAAAACCGATATAAAAGTTGCTATTGTTAATGACACAACCATAAACAAAGCAGATGGGAATTTTGTTTGTGATAAAAGAGGAAAACTTGTCTGGGGAATGTTAAAATGTGAATGTAAAGAAAATTGCACTTCATCAAATTGTGATAATACTTGTTTTTCTGTCGATGAGAGGAACAATTTTGGCAGATGGGTAAATGATGGGGCTCAAGATTTATTAAATATTATTGACAAATTAAGCAATATTCAAGATGAATTTGAAAAAATTATTAATGCTTATGAATGTGCTGTTCAAGACAAGGATGGCAATCCAGGTTGGTGCACTAAAAAACTTGAAGAAGTAGAACAAATAAGAAAAGATAAACAAGCAGAAAGAAACGAAAAATGTCCAAACCAAGATGACCCAGAATATTGCGATAAACTACAGGATGAAATAAATAATCTTGTTGAAAAATTTCTTTACATTGATAAATGGTCTAAAAACTATATTAGCATTGACAAATCTTTAAGAATTAAGAATGTAATAAAAGATTTAAAAAAATTAATTGATGAAACTCCTGATCCTACATCAGGACTAAAAAAAGGAGTTTGGGGACTAAAAAAAGAAAACAAGGGATGGGAAATAGATTCATCAAAAGATAATGAGAATTATCTTGGTTGGTGGACAACTTATCCAGCTAAATGTGCTAAAGAAAGTTCAGATGATTTTTATGCCTCAGAACATTGTCCTACTCTTTCTGCGTTAGCTTTTGGTAACGATTCAAACGAACATTATCAAGATGTAATTACTTATTCTAAAAGAATGAATACTTATGCTAAAAAAATAGCAGATTGGTATGCCACTTTAGAAGACATGATTACAGAGACACACAAGGCGCTTGAAGAAGAAGAAGACCTTCCAGAGACAGACCCATTAGACGAGGTTCGTAGAGTTACATCTTCAGAAGGAAGTGATATTGGGGCAACCATTAAAATGAAATCAGATTTTTTTGATAAACAAGCCAAAGCCATGGAAGAATCTAAGTTTTTTCAGAACTTGCAAGGCAGGATGAACGATGTTAGTACTAATATTTCTGGAATAACTAAAACACCATCAATATATATTGATGAATCAACCAGGACAGCTATTAAAGAAGGTTCGGCCACTTATAAACAATATACTGGAGCAGCTTTGGCAGATGCTTTCAATATTTTTTCTAGCACTTTAATGAAAAAACTGATGGAAAGAATTTTTGAAGAAGGGTTTAATCCAACTGTTGAAGCAGATAGAACCAAGCCATTTTTAGATAAAGGAGAAGATGAACCACCAGTTGTTCCAGACCTTGAAGATATTAGAGATGATTTTTCAGATCTAAAATCAGCTCCAATGCGCAAGGGTGGAAAAATGAGCATTTATGACGAATTTGCTGTTTGTTTGGATGATCCTTCGTATGAATTGCCAACTAATTGTTTGATTGATAGTAATATGATTGAGGCAATTGAAGGCAAAATGACTATTGGGGAGGCCTTGGATGAAAATTTGCTTAATCCTGGTGCTAGTGTTGGTAGTCCAGGAGATACTAGTAGTTTATTTAGTTATGCTAATCTTAAAAAATTAAGAAGATATAGAATTTTTCCTTTAGGCATGGAAATAGCGGCTGAAAAAATATATAATCAAACCATGGGTGACCAGGAATATAAATTAAGATCAATTGTTAATGGATTTAATGTAGAAAATTCTATTGGCACCTGTTCAACAATTGACTTAAATGGGAGTTTTGAAACAGGGGAAAGTGTGCCAGGTAATTGGTTTTTGAATGATAGTGACGGGACAGGAACAAGAGAAAGTGTAGATAATGAATATTATCACGGTTCTTTTTCTTATAAAATAAATTCAACACATACAGCAAATGCTTATTATGGAATCGGCCATGAGCCTTATGACATTGAGCCAAACACCCAGTACACTGTTTCGGTAATGGTAAAAGCAGAGGCAATAAATACGGGCAGTTTTAATCTTTCTCTCCATTGTCACTCTGATTCTGGCGGAAACTTTAATTATACGACTGATGCTGGTGACACAAGCATTTCTTCTGCTAGCTCATCATGGGAACAGCTTTATAGAACTTTTACAACTCACAATGATGCAACTGATTGCACCATGCTACTTATATTTAATAATGGTGGCACGGGCACTGTTTATGTTGACCAGGTAAATTTTGTAAAAGGCAATAATATTCCTAATGATTACTCATGGGAATCTGCCTCGCCTTTTTGTCATTTAGTTGACCCTGACTGGGTATTAAAGGCCTCTACTTATCAGTGTGATTTAATGGGCTATTCAGCTATTCCATTAAAAAATAGCAACCAAAGACAAGAAACTTGTGTTGACTTAAAGGATTGCATACACGAAGACCAGGATGGCAATTGTGATACTTGGGCATATTGTACTAGAGAGAAAAATGTTTGGCAGTTTAATGGAACTGCTTGTGACAAACAATATGCTTCTTGTGAAACATATGTTCGTTTGTCAGATAAAAAACAGGCCTTTTATGTTAGCAATACAATAGATTTTGAAACTTGTACGGAAAATGACAATGGTTGTAATTGGTATTGTTCTGTTTGGGACAATGATATTGGGTCTGATGGAAAATGGGCTTGCGTAGAGCCAGGTAGTTCATCTTATCCAGATGGCAAGAGTGATTATTCTCAATATGATGATGACAATGCAATATTTTTTAATTTAAAAGCAGAAGATTGTAAAATTGAAGAACAGGGTTGTAATGAATACATTAAATTAGGAGAAAATATAAATTTAATTCCAAATAGTGGGTTTGAACTTGACAAGAATGCTGATGATATTGCTGATGGATGGATAGAAAAGTGGGAAGGAGACGAAGTTCTTACTGAGGATGCAGCTTTTGATGGATTATTTGGTTATGAGTTTGTCCATTCTAATGGAGATGATATGGGGGATTATACAGGAGCATGGCAAAGAGTTTCTGTATTACCAGGGCAAAAATATACTATTTCTGCTAAAATAAAAATAATCACTCCTGTCACGGGGACTGGTTCGACTGCCACTGTTAATTATTATTGGGATGAAGACGGAGACAATTATGACATTGGCAATAAAGGAGAGACAATAATTATACTTGATTACCTTGATGAATGGCAAGAACATTCTCAAACAGTAGTTGCTCCTGATAACATGAATTATGTCTGGATTGCTCCTATTATGTATGGCAATGGCAAGGTTTATTTTGACAATATTCAACTAGAATATGGAGCATTGTCTTCGGCTTATAAAGAGTATGGTTCAGGAGTTAAGGAGTATTTTAAGACAATTCCCAAGCAAAGACAATGGGTAGAAGATGGTAATGGCAATTGGGATTGGGAATGGAAAACATGCAGTGTTTATGATGAGGCAGATAATTTGGATTGTGATGGCTATGCCCAGCAATGCGATGCCAAAGATATTGGTTGCGAGATTTACACTAATATAAGTAATAATGTTTCTTTCTCGGCCGTAAAAAGAGGAGAAGATGAATGTGCTCCTGAGTGTGTTGGGTATGAAACATTTAGGCAAATACCAACCAATTTTGATATTAATGTTGATTGGAAAAGCTTTATCCCATCAACGGCCCAGGGATGTTATGTGCCAGGGTGTGAAGAGTTTACTAATTTAGATACACTGAATCAGGGCGGAGAAGGGACGGAATATTATTCTTATTTAAGACAATGTGTAAAAACAGATGAACAAGCAAGGGCAATTATTGATAGTAATTCAGACGAGATAATGCCACCAGATTCTGATACTTGCGGGTATTTTTATACTTGGATTGGGTCTGAAACAAGTGGCTTTCAGTTAAAAAAATATTATCTAAAAATTGACACTGACAATGGTCCGGAAAAAGTTTCAACCTCTCCTCCAAGTTCTTGGGGAAATTGTTGGAACGAAGACCATGCAGCCACTAATCCTTATTGCAAGCAGTTTTATAATGAGGCAGGGCAAATTTATTATAGATTATATAAAAATACCATTACTTGTTCGGAAGAATGTTATCCATTCAGACGAAGTATTAATCAAGCCATTTACATGGCTATGCCGTCACAAGGAGAAATGTGTAGTTCTCAAAACAATGGTTGCAAGGAATACAAAGGGCCTTTAGCAGGTGATATTAATTCTGTTTTTTCAGATGATTTTACAGCTGGTACGGGGCAATGGACTACTGGTGACCTTTCTTCAGAAACAGATAATTTTTCCGGTTATTCTTTAAAAAATAATGGAGCCGGAGAACTAAAGCGTTCAGTGGCTGGCTTGACTCAAAAAGATAAAATTTATTTTGTATCTTTTTGGATTAAAACAGCATCAAGTGATCCCATAGAGGTTTATTTTACTTCAACTGATAGAATAGAGCAAAATATTAGTTTAGTTAATGAGTGGCAGAATATGAGGTTTGGGCCATTCTATTTTTCAACTACTCCATCTAATGATGAAAAACTTAATATTTTCGCAACTAGTGATTTTTATATTGACAATGTTATTTTAGAGCAAATCGATGATAATATTTATTTGATAAATGATTCATGGTCAACTCAGGGTTCTTGTGATATTGATTATCAGGGAAATTATAGCCAGGGATATATGATTGGTTGTGCTAAATATGTTGATACTAATAATGATGAGCATTATTTCAAACAATTTAGTAAAATGTGCCCTGAACAAGCAGTTGGTTGTGCGGGTTATATTAATACTCAAAATTATTCATATCCATTTGAATGGCAATTTAATCAAGCAGGAGCAGATAATGATGAAATAACAATTTTAGCAGACAAGACAGAGTATTATGTTGTTGAAAAAGAAAACTATTGTCATGAAAACAATAAAGGGTGTGAAAGATTAGGCCTGCCAGAAATCGAAGATGATGGGTCTATTAGTATGTGGTCAGATGTTTTTATTAAAAATAATCCTGATAACTATAAATCCAAGAGCATGGTTTTATGTGATGTTGACGGGGTTGGGTGTGAAGCATATTCTGATAATTATTATTTCAAAGACCCAATCAAGCAAGCAAAACTATGTGAATACAAAACCAAAACAATTAATGGAAATAATCAATCAGGCTGGTTTAAAAAAGACACAGACCAAGCTTGTTATTACGAAAATACGGGACCATACATAATAGATGACCTTACTTATGGCATTTATTTTCCAGGTCAAGAAAATTATGATAATTATGTTGGTATTTGTCCAAAGAAACAAGTTGGGTGTACTGAATTTGTTGACCCTGGTTGGGGTGGCGGAACAAAGAATTTAATAAATAATAGTGACTTTGCTAACGAAGATGTTGGATATGATGACGATAATCATCCAGATGGTTGGTTTGATAGTTTTAATAATAATCCAAGTTGGCAAGTTGAAGTTGTTGATCAAGTATCAACTGGTATTTGTGGGGTTGGTAGTAATGAAAACAATGTTTGTTATTCTAACACAGCTTGCGAATCTTGGACTTGTGATCTTTTTGGAACAGAGTGCTTTGGTACTGGGCCTTGCGAAGGTAGTAATTCATATTGCAGTCATGATAATAGTTTTTGTACTGATGATAGTGGCTGTAATACAACTACATCCACGGGAACTTGTACAAATGTCCTTGTTTGTGGAGGCAATGCTTCTTTTGAATGTAGCACTGGGGCAGATTGTTCTTCAGGTGATAATAGTTGTAATATACCAAGTGATACTCCAACAGAGTGGGCATGTGAATATGATAACAGTGCTTGTGACCCAAACAACAATCAATGCCCTACTGTTAATGATAGTTGTTATTATGATGATTGTTATTATACAGGTACAGCTTGTAATAGTAATTCTGATTGTGATGGTAATATTTCTCAGTCATGTGATGCTTCTACATTTGTCGCAACAGGTCATTGTAAATTTGCCGTAGAGGAAAGTTGTATTTCAGACGATGATTGTGTTGGGAAGGGTTCTCAAGAATGTGTTTTTGGAACTTGTTCACAGGGTTATAATAATTGTTATAACGATTCAGATAATTTTAGTTTTGTGCAATCATGTACCGGAGGAACAACTGGTTGTTATGGGGGAGATGCTTGTACATGTCCTGTTAATAGTGTTTGTATTCGAGATTTTGGCTCTTGTGATCCTTTTGGAACAGATACTTGTGCTACAGATGTACCATGTCAGAGAGTTGGCACTTGTAATACAAATTCAAACATAGAATGTTTTGAAGGCGGAGATAATAGATGTACTTATGATTACGGGAATGTTTGCGGGTTTGATGTTTGTATTTTAAATGGAGAATATAATGGCTATTGTGACACTTCATCACCATCACCTTGTGAATCCACTACTAATAATTTTTGTGATGCCCAGACGGGCACTTGTACTCAAGTACAAGATTCTTCTTGTAATTTTTCACATTCTGACAGCGTTTCAGTTGAATTGCCTTCGGGAATGATAAATGCATATCATGTTTATACTAATAGTCCTGTTTCTACTGAAGCCGGCTTCATAGGAGATATTGGTAGTCCGACTGGAGGAGAGTTTTCTTATAATGGTCCGGCCTTTTATAGTATTTATGCTTTTGTTAGGAAAGGCACGGTGAAGTTCGGTGATTTATCAAAACCAGACGAAGAAATAGTTTCCATAGATAGTACTGAAAGCAATGACCAATGGATTAAAAAAAGTGTTTTTGTGAGTTATCCGTCTTCTACACGCGTTTATTTTGAACCAGATGTAAATAATGAGGTAGATGCTTACGTCACTGGCTTGGTTTTGTCTCCTTCTTCTTTTGCAGAATATTATTACATTGATAATAATAAATTAGATAAAGCTACTTCTGTTTCATTAAAAAAAGGAAATATTCTCTTACAAAATTCAAGCGATATAAATATGGATGGGGAAATTAATTCATACTATAATTCTTTTGCAACTTATCAGAAGTCGTCAGAACAAACTCCTCCAGGAGCTTTGGTTGATGCGATTAGTTGTTCGCCAGAGCCAGTAATTGATTGTGAAGAAGAAATTAATCAGTCAACAGATTATTGCAAATATTGTTTGCCAAACAATCAGCTTGGAAATGATACCAATCTAATTTTAAAAGTTGATAGGGATAGAATTTGTGGAGAGTGGCTTACTTGTATTAGCTCTAATCAAGAATGGGATGCTAATTTAGGGGCATATAGGGATGTTTGTCAGTTCATGGGAAGATGCAATCAATTGATAAGCTCGGGAGAGGCAACAGAATGTGTCAGATTTGTAGAGCCAGAGGAAGTTGTTTTAACAGAGGATGTTTATAAAAATAGGGATATTTCTTTCTCGGGCATGGATTATTCAGGACATTCATTACATAATGTTTATCCCTTGGAAAAATTATTTCTCACGGGAACAGACACAGATGGTTATGAACTAACCCACAAAGACAAAGATGGTATAGAAGATGGTATAGATGGCAATGATTCAACTTTAGATAAAACATGCAGATTATTTCCTGAAAAGGACTCTCCTTTCAAAAATTGGGAAAAAGAGGACAAAAATGTCTTATATCAAGGAGTGAATTCATGTAACGATAATTCAAGTTCGGGAGATTATTCTGATTGTCAGTGTTCATATTTAAAAGTTAAATATGGTGGCATGAATCTTTATTATAATTACGCTGATTCAACTTTTGGCACTGCACCTTCAAAGGCCTGTATTAGCGGGAACAACAAGGGGGGAACATGCGCTAGTGATACTGATTGTGACAGCATTGCAGGGTCTTGTGTTAATAGAGGAGAGGGTCAAAAAGTGGTTGGATTAAGAGATTATTGTATTGAATTAGATGATACAAAGGAAGGTGCTGGAGATTTAGGGGCTTGTGTTACTTGGTGGCCTGGTGCTGGCATGGGTGACCCAGATGTTTTCAATCAGGTTTCTTCAGCCGGATATGAAGGAGAGACAGAATATTTTTGCATAGATGCTTCTGACAGATGGGAATATAGAGGCGAGATTTATGAAGAAACACGTTATGAAGATGGGTATGGTTGTGCTAATAATCCTAGACCTTCCTCTTCAAATTGTGACAGTAATTACACTCTTAGTGAAACAAAGGGAGAGAATTGGGATGATGACCAGTGGTGTGGTTGGCAAGGATCGCATAGTCAGTTTTGGAGATATGTGCATTGTACTAGGAATGGCAATGGTGATTCTGGTTGGTTTTCAGATAATAATGGTTCTGCTATAACATATCCTGTTCTTGATTATGGATCCACCCCTGTTCCTGAAGAAGTTGTAGAACATAGGTGTAACAAGATTATTGCTATCCCTGCTGGGAATGATGCTAAAGCTTTTACAAATGTTATTTATAATGAGTCAGCAGTGGGTGGTATTAATCATGGAGATGGTTGTGAGTTTTATGGCAACTTAGGATCCCTTGCCCTTGATTCACAAATAATTCTACCACATGCTGATTGGGCTGGAAATGATTGTAATATAAATATTTCTTACACAATTCCAGGAACATTGCTCGCTAGATATCCTATCACTTTGGCTGGCACAATTATTCATAATGGCACCAGTATTTTAAAGCAATTATTTGCTGTGTCAGGAAATGAATATCATTGGAATGGAAGTGCTTATATTGAACAAGCTGGTACATCATGGGATAATACAGAGACGGCAACAAATACAATCAATGCTCCCAAGGTTGCTTCCATGTCAGAAATAGAGGGAGAAATTACCATTGGTGATTCTAGTGATGCTGATGTTGCACGCACGGCAGCTTATCCGGCTACATTAAAGTTTTATGCTTGGGCCAATGAAAACCAAATGCCAGTCAGGGAAATCGAAATTGACTGGCTAGGCACAGGGTCTGAGATGGGGATTGAACAACATAATGTAACAGCTAAAAATCATAAAATTACTTGCGATAATACTAATTTCGGAGATTCATCAGATGGGTGTATTGACGAACCATATGTATTTAACCGTATTTATACTTGTGTTGGTTCTGGTAGTTTGGGGTGGAATTCTAGTTTTTGCGGGGGGCTGACTAATGCTTGTTGTTTCAAACCAAGGGTAAGGATAAAAGATAATTGGGGCTGGTGTACAAATGGAGTTTTTGATTGTTCAGACACACAAGGGTGGGTTGATTATAACGGAAAAATAGTAATATACGCTCAGTAA